The Cutaneotrichosporon cavernicola HIS019 DNA, chromosome: 3 region AAGGGAGTTggggtggggaaggtgggtggggaaggtgggtggAATGGCCGTGATGCTGAGCTGTGGTGTGCACACAGAGGTCGTCAATGTCAGCATGTACGCCTGGGAAGGGAGGAGCACAGTGGTGATACGCACTGGGTTGATGGCCTTGGGATAGAAAGGAGTGATTAGGCGAGTAGGAGTAGTAAATGAGAGGGAGGTGAGAGTAGATGGTGCTGAGGAAGGCGGTGACACAAGTCAAGCGCGTCcatctcaacctccacctccagtctcacctccacctccgcaCTGCCTCAAGTGCAATGTCACGTGACCAGCATGGTTCCACCTTGACCAAGCGCACACTGCCAGCCAACCTGGCCAGCCCACCCCCTAACCACAGCTAGACGGTCGAGCACGTTGCACATGCATGGGCGTTACGTCGGTACAGGTCGAGTTTCCAAGGTAAGGCCACTCGGTGGTCGAATAGGTTGTAACAAGGAGTAGTGATAGAGGAGGAAGTGTGAGGAGTGGTGTGTaggtgggtgtgggtgggtgggggtgggtgggtaCATGGTGGATCGAATCGAGATGACCAAGGGCTACCCCTATCACGTGGCCAGATCCCATCTTCCACCACGTGCAAGTAAAGTAGGTTCATGTGACGTCACCCCTTCCCGGGCCCTGACCCAATCCCATTTTCCCTACTTCCAACGGCCTTCGGGAACCACTGTCGACGCTCAGGCCCGCTACGCCCCTGGCACCCGTGAGATCATTGACAACTTCCTCAACGGCAAGCCCCAGAACCCCGCCAACATCATCGTGGCGGACGGCCATTACGCGACCCACGCCTACGGCCAGCGCAAGTAGGCGGCGGGAACAGTTCTGTATACTATGTCAGACAGAGTTTGTATGGATCCGATGGCTGTCAATGTGGCAAGTGGCGCGGAGATGAGCCCCCGGTGATGGTACAGTAGCTGGCTTGGCACAGGTTGAGATCACTGACGCGGCCTGACGACAAGCCCTTGCGAGCAGTCTTCGTCGCATGACTATGGCCTTGAGCTATCGTCGCAAGACGACAGCTGCCGCGAGCTGGGGTCCGCGATGCGCTACACGCCCTCTGTCGAGCTGGCAGGACAACACTCACAGCGACAAGGGGGATTTGGAGGACGACTAGCACTCTCACTCCCTCGTCAGGCCGCACTGAGTGAGCTCTCAGTCCACCAACGCCTGAAACGCAGTATCCCAAGGCAACGGGGCCGATTTATCCGACCCCCAAGCCGCCTCGCGGGCGAAATCACCAAAGTCAGACACTGACTGACCTCGATCCAGCCTCTCAACGCTCTTCCTACAACCCTCCCCGACAGCTCCAGAGGTCGCAGAGGCCAAAAAGCAGTTCTTACCCGGGATCGAACCAGGGACCTTGCGATATGTGTCGTTTCCGGCTCGGATGAGAACTGGAATTGAGTTGCAATCGCACGCTCTAGCCACTGAGCTATAAGAACGGTCGATGTTGGGTGTTGGAGTCAGTGAACCATGTTGCGGATGAAAGTGGTGCAGGACGCCGATGTAGAGCGGGTCCTGGGACAGGAGCGTCGGGCAACGAGTGCCTCCAGGAATGTCGGTGCCAACGAATGAAAGCGAAACACACAAGTTGAGGTGCAGGGTACATGTTGGGCGTGGTGGAGGCTTATGTAAGTGGTCGTCATGAGCCTGAATGCATCTCACGCTACCTGCCCTCGGCGGTCAAAAAGTCGAAATCGGCCCCGCGGTCCGCCTGCAATACGCGCTGGTCATAGAGAGCCTTGTACCCCCTCTTAGGCCTCGCGCGTCCCCGCCCCTTCACATGTGTCTTCCACTCCTCCAACCTACGCGCgatctcatcctcctcgacgtcgaggtgcagccgccgcgcctcgacgtcgacgtggATCATATCGCCATCACGTACGGCACCGAGGGGTCCACCGACAGCAGCCTCGGGCGCAACGTGAAGGACGACGGCACCACTGGCCGTCCCGCTCATCCGCCCATCGCTGATGCGGAGCATGTCGCGCACGCCGGCCTGCGCGAGTTTCTTCGGAATAGGAGTATACCCCGCCTCAGGCATGCCGGGGTGTCCTACCGGCCCGATGTTCTGTAATACCAGACTGTATCAGCTCTGGCTTCTTGGGAAATTACATTGAGTCTTTGTCCACGTCCAAATTGGGGTCGTCTATGCGGGCAAGCATGTCGTCCGCACTGGTGAAGACACATGCGCGGCCCTTGTGCGATTTCAGATGGGACATCATTGCCGAGGCCTTGAGGATGGCTCCAAGGGGAGCGAGGTTACCTCTGAGGACAACCAACGCCGCAGCGGGATATAACGGGTCCGATAATGGCCGAACAATGTCTTGTGGGAAGGGCTTGAATGCTTCCAAGGCCGCACCCAACGTTTGGCCAGTGATggtgagcgcgtcgagatGAAGAAGTGGCCGAAGAGTGTTTAGGAGCGTCGGGACACCACCAGCCTTGTTGTCAGTCATGGGCCTAGGCCAAGGAAGACTCACGCGATAGAAATCCTCCATGTACGCCGAACCCGAGGGCTTgagatcgacgaggaggggtgTCCTACGTCCGATGATGTCAAAGTCTACCTCAGCCCCGTCTTCCGAGTATTATCTTACCATCCAGAGTGAGATTGAGGCCTGCCACACGCCCGGCAATAGCGAGGAGGTGTACAACAGCGTTCGTGCTCCCTCCAATTGCCAGGAGAACTGTGATGGCGTTTTCGAAACTCTTGCGCGACAGTACCTCGCTGGGGCGCGGAATTCCTGTCGCAGCGAGCTTGCCTGtcatctcggcgacgcggagACGCTGGCTTCCGTTGGCAGGTG contains the following coding sequences:
- a CDS encoding uncharacterized protein (Dehydratase family) gives rise to the protein MAALTGLKAGLTNYGDPDFALFLRKAFIKGAGYSDDALDRRVVGIADTRSGYNPCHANMPALLEAVQRGVMLAGALPISFPTISLHESFAYPTSMFLRNLMAMDTEEMVRAAPMDAVVLIGGCDKTVPAQLMGAISADVPAIQLVVGPMVTGSHRGTRVGACTDCRGYWARYRAGEIDLEEIAAVGNELVPSAGTCGVMGTASTMACITEALGIAPLGSACPPANGSQRLRVAEMTGKLAATGIPRPSEVLSRKSFENAITVLLAIGGSTNAVVHLLAIAGRVAGLNLTLDDFDIIGRRTPLLVDLKPSGSAYMEDFYRAGGVPTLLNTLRPLLHLDALTITGQTLGAALEAFKPFPQDIVRPLSDPLYPAAALVVLRGNLAPLGAILKASAMMSHLKSHKGRACVFTSADDMLARIDDPNLDVDKDSILVLQNIGPVGHPGMPEAGYTPIPKKLAQAGVRDMLRISDGRMSGTASGAVVLHVAPEAAVGGPLGAVRDGDMIHVDVEARRLHLDVEEDEIARRLEEWKTHVKGRGRARPKRGYKALYDQRVLQADRGADFDFLTAEGR